The Corallococcus soli genome has a window encoding:
- the cglF gene encoding adventurous gliding motility protein CglF → MRKWLMLCVTLSVAPAFAQDEGGDKAGGGGAKMQKTSTVDFEDDTIEGDLTKPDGEYVEARKSVKHSNLIRIREDFEDKVMQSVGEL, encoded by the coding sequence ATGCGGAAGTGGCTGATGCTGTGCGTGACGCTGTCGGTGGCTCCGGCCTTCGCCCAGGATGAGGGTGGGGACAAGGCGGGCGGTGGTGGCGCCAAGATGCAGAAGACGTCCACGGTCGACTTCGAGGACGACACCATCGAAGGCGACCTCACGAAGCCGGATGGTGAGTACGTCGAGGCTCGCAAGTCCGTGAAGCACTCGAACCTCATCCGCATCCGCGAGGACTTCGAGGACAAGGTCATGCAGTCCGTGGGTGAGCTGTAA
- the cglE gene encoding adventurous gliding motility protein CglE, with the protein MQKVLAPLALCAAFLLPGVAAAQETPSAGSAAGDRPAVTFDEVERGVYFAVYGGPSWIANPPASQGPRPFSSGQMAQVELGIDLGERLSLGVFFMGSANTAGAEYIGYSQGAASGDFTMLVPGAVLRARLVGFADSQEVKRTWIYARAGAGYAMFSPKKLLPDSDILVFAGPGVEYYTRLRHFSVGLEVTGNYLASKGAFGFAIAPNIRYAF; encoded by the coding sequence ATGCAGAAAGTCCTTGCTCCTCTCGCCCTGTGCGCCGCCTTCCTCCTCCCCGGTGTGGCGGCCGCCCAGGAGACCCCCAGCGCCGGTTCCGCCGCGGGGGATCGGCCCGCGGTGACCTTCGACGAGGTCGAGCGCGGTGTGTACTTCGCGGTGTACGGCGGCCCGTCGTGGATCGCCAACCCCCCCGCGTCGCAGGGGCCCCGGCCCTTCTCGTCCGGGCAGATGGCCCAGGTGGAATTGGGCATCGACCTGGGGGAGCGCCTGTCCCTGGGCGTCTTCTTCATGGGCTCCGCGAACACGGCGGGGGCCGAGTACATCGGCTACTCGCAGGGCGCGGCCTCCGGTGACTTCACCATGCTGGTGCCGGGCGCCGTCCTGCGCGCCCGCCTGGTGGGCTTCGCCGACAGCCAGGAGGTCAAGCGCACCTGGATCTACGCCCGCGCCGGCGCGGGGTACGCGATGTTCTCCCCCAAGAAGCTCCTCCCGGATTCCGACATTCTTGTGTTTGCCGGGCCCGGAGTGGAGTACTACACGCGGCTGCGCCACTTCTCGGTGGGGCTGGAGGTCACGGGGAACTACCTCGCCTCCAAGGGCGCCTTCGGGTTCGCGATCGCGCCCAACATTCGCTACGCGTTCTAG
- a CDS encoding tetratricopeptide repeat protein, with protein MLEKALSKNDFAAEKGPLEAIVRSLRPMNLKSLDDLDLNTRGRLITTLLRVQRQPKPALPEEGAAAPEAAATTEGTESAAPAGASAEAPAAEGAGEGAAPAEGAAPAEAAPAAPAVDPAKEKHGAWLDVMTLVGRVWRAAGDRERSQAAFTLSGREPTPEPEAPARSEAPRERSERPERGGPGERRERSDRPPRGDRPERGAAGAGERRERPPRAERPERGERPARGERPERAPMPELTGDWKEQATQLEGMGRTRDAARLYERNNGFADATRLFEAGGDLKSALRTALAGQDNDAARRLVGTLPPDQIGPTLEKAGAYELLMEHYVAKADFENVARLYERARQFDQAALAYERANKLTLARKAYERARDLPSANRIRGLEVKALVERGDRLGAATLLVAVGQRREAVEVLSPLPPPKAFHFMQRLTLEDEAKELAQRELARAEQEQKPAGRARWLELLGDTAAAAETWTQAGRKDKALPLYEKLGDLPRAAQIAEELQQRDKAVALYTQLNDSAGLERAKALPDAPATPPAADKSEAGDDADGVAASTENASSAGEQESQ; from the coding sequence GTGCTGGAGAAGGCGCTCTCCAAGAATGATTTCGCCGCGGAGAAGGGTCCGCTGGAGGCCATTGTCCGCTCGCTGCGGCCCATGAACCTCAAGTCGCTGGACGACCTGGACCTCAACACGCGCGGTCGTCTCATCACCACGCTCCTGCGCGTGCAGCGTCAGCCCAAGCCGGCCCTGCCGGAAGAGGGCGCTGCGGCTCCGGAAGCGGCGGCGACGACGGAAGGCACCGAGTCCGCGGCTCCGGCGGGGGCCTCCGCGGAGGCCCCTGCCGCTGAAGGCGCTGGCGAGGGCGCCGCGCCGGCGGAAGGCGCCGCGCCGGCCGAAGCGGCTCCGGCGGCTCCGGCCGTGGATCCCGCGAAGGAGAAGCACGGGGCCTGGCTGGACGTGATGACCCTGGTGGGACGCGTCTGGCGTGCCGCGGGTGACCGCGAGCGTTCGCAGGCGGCCTTCACCCTGAGCGGCCGTGAGCCGACGCCGGAGCCCGAGGCGCCTGCCCGGAGCGAGGCGCCGCGCGAGCGTTCCGAGCGTCCGGAGCGGGGCGGCCCTGGCGAGCGCCGGGAGCGTTCCGACCGTCCTCCGCGCGGCGACCGCCCGGAGCGTGGCGCCGCCGGTGCCGGCGAGCGTCGTGAGCGTCCGCCCCGGGCCGAGCGTCCGGAGCGTGGCGAGCGTCCGGCCCGCGGTGAGCGCCCCGAGCGCGCGCCGATGCCGGAGCTGACGGGCGACTGGAAGGAGCAGGCGACCCAGCTGGAAGGCATGGGCCGCACGCGCGACGCCGCGCGCCTGTACGAGCGCAACAACGGCTTCGCGGACGCCACCCGGCTGTTCGAGGCGGGCGGGGATCTGAAGAGCGCGCTGCGCACGGCGCTGGCCGGACAGGACAACGACGCGGCCCGCCGCCTTGTCGGCACGCTGCCTCCGGATCAGATTGGCCCCACGCTGGAGAAGGCGGGCGCGTACGAGCTCCTCATGGAGCACTACGTCGCCAAGGCCGACTTCGAGAACGTCGCCCGCCTGTACGAGCGCGCGCGCCAGTTCGACCAGGCGGCGCTCGCGTACGAGCGCGCCAACAAGCTGACCCTGGCGCGCAAGGCGTACGAGCGCGCGCGGGATCTGCCGAGCGCCAACCGCATCCGGGGCCTGGAGGTGAAGGCCCTGGTGGAGCGTGGTGACCGGCTGGGCGCGGCGACCCTGCTGGTGGCCGTGGGCCAGCGGCGCGAGGCGGTGGAGGTGCTGAGCCCCCTGCCTCCGCCCAAGGCGTTCCATTTCATGCAGCGGCTCACCCTCGAGGACGAGGCCAAGGAGCTGGCGCAGCGTGAGCTGGCGCGCGCCGAACAGGAGCAGAAGCCCGCCGGCCGTGCCCGGTGGCTGGAGTTGCTGGGCGACACGGCCGCCGCCGCGGAGACGTGGACGCAGGCGGGCCGCAAGGACAAGGCGCTGCCCTTGTACGAGAAGCTGGGCGACCTGCCCCGCGCCGCGCAGATCGCGGAAGAGCTGCAGCAGCGGGACAAGGCTGTCGCCCTGTACACGCAGCTCAACGACAGCGCGGGCCTGGAGCGGGCGAAGGCTCTGCCCGACGCCCCGGCGACGCCCCCCGCGGCGGACAAGTCGGAAGCCGGTGACGACGCGGATGGCGTGGCGGCGTCGACGGAAAATGCTTCCTCGGCTGGCGAGCAAGAAAGCCAATAA
- the gltE gene encoding adventurous gliding motility TPR repeat lipoprotein GltE: MNRTHPFRPALLLASLALTAVGCSSSQPAVKPAVDKPSAAPTGPVSISNRAMLLFDDAVKSFDAQKKAKAFDYPSLERKFRAAVEADQNLAEAEYNLGVIAERMGKPEEAKARYQAALTKKPSLRQASDNLAIMRQNSGDVAGAVALYQDVLTRYPDDAGSRARLAEIYRQNNDHDKAMELSRAALMRDPQNTNALKVMIRSYLERKQLAMAKLVALRAVKLDATDPELHHAVGLILQREGDNAGARVQFKSALEAKADYVPSHVALAQLALDAEDFPGAEEHLRRILQSDGKNAAAHVDLGIALKGQGQYDKAMQEYDEAEKLNPDLGATYLNRGIILHKVKDAPERAVELYRKYVALAGGEVALNAEAPVFGLLREAESIVQAKREAKAAEEQAKQMEALQAQQQAAMKAEEARQKGQPAPNAATPVSGDGTAPKATPAAATGNQPAAATPAGGTPAAPAQKNAAPVDADEPTDDLL, from the coding sequence ATGAATCGCACGCACCCGTTCCGCCCCGCCCTCCTGCTGGCCTCGCTGGCCCTCACCGCCGTCGGTTGTTCCTCCTCCCAGCCGGCCGTGAAGCCGGCGGTGGACAAGCCCTCCGCCGCGCCCACCGGGCCGGTGTCCATCTCCAACCGCGCCATGCTGCTGTTCGATGACGCGGTGAAGTCCTTCGACGCGCAGAAGAAGGCCAAGGCGTTCGACTACCCGTCGCTGGAGCGCAAGTTCAGGGCCGCGGTGGAAGCGGACCAGAACCTGGCGGAGGCCGAGTACAACCTGGGCGTCATCGCCGAGCGCATGGGCAAGCCGGAGGAGGCGAAGGCCCGCTACCAGGCGGCGCTCACCAAGAAGCCGTCCCTGCGGCAGGCGTCGGACAACCTGGCCATCATGCGCCAGAACTCCGGCGACGTGGCCGGCGCGGTGGCGCTCTACCAGGACGTGCTCACGCGCTACCCGGACGACGCCGGCTCGCGCGCCCGTCTGGCGGAGATCTACCGGCAGAACAACGACCACGACAAGGCGATGGAGCTGTCGCGCGCCGCGCTCATGCGCGACCCGCAGAACACCAACGCCCTGAAGGTGATGATCCGCAGCTACCTGGAGCGCAAGCAGCTGGCCATGGCGAAGCTCGTCGCGCTGCGCGCGGTGAAGCTGGACGCCACGGATCCGGAGCTGCACCACGCCGTGGGCCTCATCCTCCAGCGGGAGGGGGACAACGCGGGCGCGCGCGTGCAGTTCAAGAGCGCGCTCGAGGCGAAGGCGGACTACGTGCCGTCGCACGTGGCGCTGGCGCAGCTGGCGCTGGACGCGGAGGACTTCCCCGGCGCGGAGGAGCACCTGCGCCGCATCCTGCAGTCGGATGGCAAGAACGCCGCCGCGCACGTGGACCTGGGCATCGCGCTCAAGGGCCAGGGCCAGTACGACAAGGCCATGCAGGAGTACGACGAGGCGGAGAAGCTCAACCCGGACCTGGGCGCCACGTACCTCAACCGCGGCATCATCCTGCACAAGGTGAAGGACGCCCCGGAGCGCGCGGTGGAGCTGTACCGCAAGTACGTCGCCCTGGCGGGCGGCGAGGTCGCGCTCAACGCCGAAGCCCCCGTCTTCGGCCTGCTGCGCGAAGCGGAGAGCATCGTGCAGGCCAAGCGCGAGGCGAAGGCCGCCGAGGAGCAGGCCAAGCAGATGGAGGCGCTCCAGGCCCAGCAGCAGGCCGCGATGAAGGCGGAGGAGGCCAGACAGAAGGGCCAGCCCGCGCCCAACGCCGCGACGCCCGTGTCCGGTGACGGCACCGCGCCCAAGGCCACCCCGGCCGCCGCCACCGGCAACCAGCCGGCCGCGGCCACCCCGGCGGGAGGCACGCCAGCCGCGCCTGCCCAGAAGAATGCAGCCCCGGTGGACGCGGACGAGCCCACCGACGACCTGCTGTGA
- the gltG gene encoding adventurous gliding motility protein GltG: MAVPLTLKVFKGDTLVATKDYERDIIKIGRLSSAHLCLEDDKVSRIHSVIEVAGDGSMSIIDMGSVEGTYVNGKRVNKGQVSFGDEVRVGGTTIRLENPAAVAAVNLAAAVAQADAPTDKNATVAPVAPAAAIAQAVAAPVAAPVAAPVAAPPAPAAAMDASVAPTQKNKVVAPAAPAREESAAEEEEEAPRVRTVRRTKSNGPQGVSLRLLWGDQRVGEFFVPPGKKKGFTVGSAKDVDFVMGDAKLGGPSFEVLRTDGQSFTVRFARKMKGELTRKGETLDLEAVMESGKASSDGDAYALTLEADDFFWVDLGGVTLEAQFQAVPKRVVVPLGENLDYTALNIFLVMFFIATAFVIHSMNSSGEGDEYADELAGNDARIAKLIIKAPETQKNKFLEKLNQQKEKKSGEMAQKSRGDEGQMGKKDAPKANNRTAPKGDPNKKDEARALTAKIFGGGKGGISTIFGKAGLGGELKSAMGNMFGAKAGDAGGFGGLGLRGSGGGGGGTGDSIGIGGIGTKGRGGGSGSYGTGVGTLGGKQSVDVGITSSDPEVMGSLDKELIRQVIQRNRGQIRYCYESLLNRFPKLGGKVSVKFIISATGSVATSNVAQSTAGNSDLETCVAGRVRTWKFPEPKGGGSVIVTYPFIFKQAGD, translated from the coding sequence ATGGCCGTACCCCTGACACTCAAGGTCTTCAAGGGCGACACGCTGGTCGCCACCAAGGACTACGAGCGCGACATCATCAAGATTGGTCGTCTCTCCTCCGCGCACCTGTGCCTGGAGGACGACAAGGTCAGCCGCATCCACTCCGTCATCGAAGTGGCCGGCGACGGCTCCATGTCCATCATCGACATGGGCAGCGTCGAAGGCACCTACGTCAACGGCAAGCGCGTCAACAAGGGGCAGGTCTCCTTCGGTGACGAGGTCCGCGTGGGTGGCACCACCATCCGCCTGGAGAACCCGGCCGCCGTCGCCGCGGTGAACCTGGCCGCCGCCGTCGCCCAGGCGGACGCGCCCACCGACAAGAACGCCACCGTGGCCCCCGTGGCTCCCGCCGCCGCCATCGCGCAGGCCGTGGCCGCGCCGGTCGCCGCCCCCGTGGCGGCTCCCGTCGCCGCGCCGCCGGCGCCCGCCGCCGCGATGGATGCGTCGGTCGCGCCCACGCAGAAGAACAAGGTCGTGGCGCCCGCCGCCCCCGCGCGGGAAGAGTCCGCGGCGGAGGAAGAAGAAGAGGCGCCGCGCGTGCGCACCGTGCGCCGCACCAAGTCCAACGGCCCGCAGGGCGTGTCGCTGCGCCTGCTCTGGGGCGACCAGCGCGTGGGCGAGTTCTTCGTGCCTCCGGGCAAGAAGAAGGGCTTCACGGTGGGCAGCGCCAAGGACGTGGACTTCGTGATGGGCGACGCCAAGCTGGGCGGCCCGTCCTTCGAGGTGCTGCGCACCGACGGCCAGTCCTTCACCGTGCGCTTCGCGCGCAAGATGAAGGGCGAGCTGACCCGCAAGGGCGAGACGCTCGACCTGGAAGCGGTGATGGAGTCCGGCAAGGCCAGCAGCGATGGCGACGCCTACGCGCTGACGCTGGAGGCGGACGACTTCTTCTGGGTGGACCTGGGCGGCGTCACCCTGGAGGCGCAGTTCCAGGCGGTGCCCAAGCGCGTGGTCGTGCCGCTGGGCGAGAACCTGGACTACACGGCGCTCAACATCTTCCTGGTGATGTTCTTCATCGCCACCGCGTTCGTCATCCACTCGATGAACAGCAGCGGGGAAGGGGATGAGTACGCGGACGAGCTCGCGGGGAACGACGCGCGCATCGCGAAGCTCATCATCAAGGCGCCCGAGACCCAGAAGAACAAGTTCCTGGAGAAGCTGAACCAGCAGAAGGAGAAGAAGTCGGGCGAGATGGCCCAGAAGTCCCGCGGCGACGAAGGCCAGATGGGCAAGAAGGACGCGCCCAAGGCCAACAACCGCACCGCGCCCAAGGGCGACCCGAACAAGAAGGACGAGGCGCGCGCCCTCACCGCGAAGATCTTCGGCGGTGGCAAGGGCGGCATCTCCACCATCTTCGGCAAGGCGGGCCTGGGCGGCGAGCTCAAGAGCGCCATGGGCAACATGTTCGGCGCGAAGGCGGGCGACGCGGGCGGCTTCGGCGGCCTGGGGCTGCGCGGCAGCGGCGGTGGTGGCGGCGGCACCGGTGACAGCATCGGCATCGGCGGCATCGGCACCAAGGGCCGTGGCGGCGGCAGCGGCAGCTACGGCACCGGCGTGGGCACGCTCGGCGGCAAGCAGAGCGTGGACGTGGGCATCACGTCCTCGGACCCGGAGGTCATGGGCTCGCTGGACAAGGAGCTCATCCGCCAGGTCATCCAGCGCAACCGCGGGCAGATCCGCTACTGCTACGAGAGCCTGCTCAACCGCTTCCCGAAGCTGGGCGGCAAGGTCTCCGTGAAGTTCATCATCAGCGCCACGGGCTCGGTGGCCACGTCCAACGTCGCGCAGTCCACGGCGGGCAACTCGGACCTGGAGACCTGCGTGGCAGGCCGCGTGCGCACCTGGAAGTTCCCGGAGCCCAAGGGTGGCGGCTCCGTGATCGTGACGTACCCGTTCATCTTCAAGCAGGCCGGCGACTAG